A region of Micromonospora sp. WMMD882 DNA encodes the following proteins:
- a CDS encoding glycoside hydrolase family 3 N-terminal domain-containing protein, with protein MGLDPGLRRLVLGTLLAAYPGPTPPAWALELTGAGLAGFTLFGPNVQTPAQVAAATAALRAARPDVLVTIDEEGGDVTRLAHATGSPYPGNAALGAVDDVTLTRQVYAAIGAELAAVGVTVNLAPTVDVNSVDENPVIGTRSFGADPARVAAHTAAAVAGLQGVGVAACAKHFPGHGATVADSHLELPTVDVPLDVLRARDLPPFAAAVAADAKAIMTAHIRVPALTGDGPATFSRAVLVDLLRRELGFTGTVVTDALEMRGAVVAAGGVGPAAVAALAAGADLLCVGARVDAALVGTVVAEIVAALGDGRLTLDRVEEAAARSATLATGAATLTTHARAAAAVGAVAPAGAAAPAGRVGGQVAATSTGLGYAVARRAVTVEGTPGGLAGALVVQAHATATLAEGRVPWGLGPHLPDDVEEVRVVAGATDPAALRALAGDRPIVLVARHLWRLPGGPELVEALAATHPVTVVEMGWPGRWRPAGVRAFVATYGASHANGHAAADALGW; from the coding sequence GTGGGCCTGGACCCAGGACTTCGCCGGCTCGTGCTCGGCACGCTGCTGGCCGCGTACCCGGGGCCGACGCCGCCGGCGTGGGCGCTGGAGCTGACCGGCGCGGGGCTGGCCGGGTTCACCCTGTTCGGCCCGAACGTGCAGACCCCTGCGCAGGTGGCGGCGGCCACCGCCGCGCTGCGCGCCGCCCGCCCCGACGTGCTGGTCACGATCGACGAGGAGGGCGGTGACGTGACCCGGCTGGCGCACGCCACCGGCAGCCCGTACCCGGGCAACGCGGCGCTCGGCGCGGTCGACGACGTGACCCTGACCCGTCAGGTGTACGCGGCGATCGGCGCGGAGCTGGCCGCGGTCGGCGTCACCGTGAACCTGGCCCCCACGGTGGACGTGAACAGCGTCGACGAGAACCCGGTGATCGGCACCCGGTCGTTCGGCGCGGACCCGGCCCGGGTCGCCGCGCACACCGCCGCCGCCGTGGCCGGGTTGCAGGGTGTGGGGGTGGCCGCCTGCGCCAAGCACTTCCCCGGGCACGGCGCGACCGTCGCCGACTCGCATCTGGAGCTGCCCACCGTCGACGTGCCGTTGGACGTGCTGCGGGCCCGTGACCTGCCGCCGTTCGCCGCGGCCGTGGCCGCCGACGCCAAGGCGATCATGACCGCGCACATCCGGGTGCCGGCGCTGACCGGCGACGGGCCGGCGACCTTCAGCCGGGCGGTCCTGGTCGACCTGCTCCGCCGGGAGCTGGGTTTCACCGGCACGGTGGTCACCGACGCGCTGGAGATGAGGGGCGCGGTGGTGGCGGCGGGCGGCGTCGGTCCGGCCGCGGTGGCCGCCCTCGCGGCCGGCGCGGACCTGCTCTGTGTCGGGGCGAGGGTGGACGCGGCGCTGGTCGGGACGGTGGTCGCGGAGATCGTCGCGGCGCTCGGCGACGGACGGCTGACCCTCGACCGGGTCGAGGAGGCCGCCGCCCGTTCCGCCACCCTCGCCACCGGCGCCGCCACCCTCACCACCCACGCCCGGGCCGCCGCGGCCGTCGGCGCCGTCGCGCCGGCCGGCGCCGCCGCGCCCGCCGGCCGGGTCGGCGGCCAGGTCGCCGCCACCAGCACCGGGCTGGGGTACGCGGTCGCGCGGCGGGCGGTCACCGTGGAGGGCACGCCGGGCGGGCTGGCCGGGGCGCTGGTGGTGCAGGCGCACGCCACCGCCACGCTGGCCGAGGGGCGGGTGCCGTGGGGCCTCGGCCCGCACCTGCCCGACGACGTGGAGGAGGTCCGGGTGGTGGCCGGCGCGACCGACCCGGCCGCCCTGCGGGCGCTCGCCGGGGACCGGCCGATCGTGCTGGTCGCCCGGCACCTGTGGCGGTTGCCGGGCGGCCCGGAGCTGGTCGAGGCGCTGGCCGCCACGCATCCGGTGACGGTGGTGGAGATGGGCTGGCCGGGGCGTTGGCGGCCGGCCGGCGTCCGCGCCTTCGTCGCCACGTACGGCGCGAGTCACGCCAACGGCCACGCCGCCGCCGACGCCCTGGGCTGGTAG
- a CDS encoding STAS domain-containing protein: MELRMVEVGRDGVTLAPLGELDMATVGVLEEALTTALNRPGLRECVVDLAGVGFLDSTGLRALIDGLTLARERGVALRVTDPQPPVARVLRITSIGPLLGLPDVVTPDPPRSRHLGG; the protein is encoded by the coding sequence ATGGAGCTGCGAATGGTGGAGGTCGGGCGGGACGGCGTGACGCTGGCCCCGCTCGGTGAGCTCGACATGGCCACGGTCGGCGTGCTGGAGGAGGCGCTCACCACCGCGCTGAACCGGCCCGGCCTGCGGGAGTGCGTGGTCGACCTGGCCGGCGTCGGCTTCCTCGACTCCACCGGCCTGCGCGCGTTGATCGACGGCCTCACCCTCGCCCGGGAACGCGGCGTGGCGCTGCGGGTGACCGACCCGCAGCCGCCGGTGGCGCGGGTGCTGCGGATCACCTCCATCGGGCCGCTGCTCGGCCTGCCCGACGTGGTCACCCCCGACCCGCCCCGCTCCCGCCACCTCGGCGGCTGA
- a CDS encoding GNAT family N-acetyltransferase, translating to MLDRRLHLHLVTWLGQWPAGPGLHVVGSPRRSRPAWDGRLRPAIGVSAPGSGVLSVPSERVAAVRALAARRSFPRLLAALPRAVGHPGWPARDAVFRWTVAPAALPDAGGWTRPTDPGLPSWLRLFDTDVLVVWDADGRYLAGVGIKRHDRYGHELAVGTVPTARGRGLARRLVAQAARRVLADGAVPTYLHAVDNVASARVAAAAGFPDRGWRSYGVYPD from the coding sequence GTGCTGGACCGACGACTGCACCTGCACCTGGTGACCTGGCTCGGGCAGTGGCCGGCCGGGCCCGGACTGCACGTCGTCGGGTCGCCCCGGCGCAGCCGCCCCGCCTGGGACGGCCGGCTCCGCCCCGCGATCGGGGTGTCCGCGCCGGGCAGCGGGGTGCTCTCCGTACCGTCGGAGCGGGTCGCGGCGGTGCGGGCGCTGGCGGCCCGGCGGAGCTTTCCGCGCCTGCTGGCCGCGCTGCCCCGGGCCGTGGGTCACCCCGGCTGGCCGGCCCGCGACGCGGTCTTCCGGTGGACCGTCGCGCCGGCCGCGCTGCCGGACGCCGGCGGGTGGACCCGCCCGACCGACCCGGGCCTGCCGTCCTGGCTGCGGCTGTTCGACACCGACGTGCTGGTCGTGTGGGACGCCGACGGCCGCTACCTCGCCGGCGTCGGGATCAAACGACACGACCGGTACGGCCACGAGCTGGCCGTGGGCACCGTGCCGACCGCCCGGGGGCGCGGGCTGGCCCGTCGGCTCGTCGCCCAGGCCGCCCGCCGGGTGCTGGCCGACGGCGCCGTCCCGACGTACCTGCACGCGGTCGACAACGTGGCCTCCGCCCGGGTGGCCGCCGCGGCCGGCTTCCCCGACCGGGGCTGGCGGTCGTACGGGGTCTACCCCGACTGA
- a CDS encoding response regulator transcription factor → MARRVLVVDDDRTVADVVCRYLTHAGYLVDHVADGAAALAEVARRPPRLVVLDLMLPVVDGLEVCRRLRQRPDGVPIIMLTARGDEADRILGLRLGADDYLTKPFSPRELVLRVASVLRRADGEPAGGADEVLRDGGLVVRTGPRAATLDGRELTLTLREFDLLAHLMRHPGRAFRRAELLDRVWGWSFGDQSTVTVHVRRLREKVEADPARPRRIVTVWGVGYRYEPAADA, encoded by the coding sequence GTGGCGCGACGGGTGCTGGTGGTCGACGACGACCGGACGGTCGCCGACGTGGTGTGCCGTTACCTGACGCACGCCGGTTACCTGGTCGACCACGTCGCCGACGGGGCCGCCGCGTTGGCCGAGGTGGCCCGGCGACCGCCGCGGCTCGTGGTGCTCGATCTGATGTTGCCGGTGGTGGACGGCCTGGAGGTGTGCCGGCGGCTGCGGCAGCGGCCGGACGGCGTACCGATCATCATGTTGACCGCGCGCGGCGACGAGGCCGACCGGATTCTCGGCCTGCGCCTGGGCGCGGACGACTACCTCACCAAGCCGTTCTCGCCCCGGGAGCTGGTGCTGCGGGTGGCGTCGGTGCTGCGCCGGGCCGACGGCGAGCCGGCCGGCGGGGCCGACGAGGTGCTGCGCGACGGGGGCCTGGTGGTGCGGACGGGACCCCGGGCGGCCACCCTGGACGGCCGGGAGCTGACGTTGACGCTGCGGGAGTTCGACCTGTTGGCGCACCTGATGCGGCATCCGGGGCGGGCGTTCCGCCGGGCCGAGCTGCTGGACCGGGTGTGGGGTTGGAGCTTCGGCGACCAGTCGACGGTGACCGTGCACGTGCGACGGTTGCGGGAGAAGGTCGAGGCCGATCCGGCCCGGCCGCGCCGGATCGTCACGGTGTGGGGGGTGGGTTACCGGTACGAGCCGGCCGCCGATGCGTGA
- a CDS encoding ATP-binding protein produces the protein MRDLALIFATALGAALGVGLLGAAALRALRGRSVTAHIGVLLVLTVSAVVAGVAVVAEAMFLSPHDLEVVLITVAAAAVVSLAVGWLFGRRLAAAAVWADQARQRERRIEKGRRDLVAWVSHDLRTPLAGLRAMAEALEDRVVADPVTVAEYHRRIRVETDRMTRLVDDLFELSRINAGALRLSLTAVPLGEVVSDALATTAPLAAARRIRLVAAESGWPTVLAGEPELARVVGNLLVNAVRYTPPGGTVTVEGGQDGGDAWLAVADTCGGIPAADLPRLFDVAFRGESARTPPPPPAAGPDPAAGVTVAVGPGGDGSGGLGLAIVRGLVEAHGGRVQVANITDGCRFVIRLPIPGT, from the coding sequence ATGCGTGACCTGGCGCTGATCTTCGCCACCGCCCTGGGCGCGGCGCTCGGGGTGGGGCTGCTCGGCGCGGCGGCGTTGCGGGCGTTGCGCGGCCGGTCGGTCACCGCGCACATCGGGGTGCTGCTGGTGCTGACCGTGTCGGCGGTGGTGGCCGGGGTGGCGGTGGTCGCCGAGGCGATGTTCCTCTCCCCGCACGACCTGGAGGTGGTGTTGATCACCGTTGCCGCGGCGGCGGTGGTCAGTCTGGCGGTGGGTTGGCTGTTCGGCCGGCGGCTGGCCGCCGCGGCGGTCTGGGCCGACCAGGCCCGGCAGCGGGAACGGCGGATCGAGAAGGGCCGGCGGGACCTGGTCGCCTGGGTGTCGCACGACCTGCGGACCCCGCTGGCCGGTCTGCGGGCGATGGCCGAGGCGTTGGAGGACCGGGTGGTGGCCGACCCGGTGACGGTGGCCGAGTACCACCGGCGGATCCGGGTGGAGACCGACCGGATGACCCGGCTGGTGGACGACCTGTTCGAGCTGTCCCGGATCAACGCCGGGGCGCTGCGGCTGTCGTTGACGGCGGTGCCGCTGGGCGAGGTGGTCTCCGACGCGCTGGCGACCACCGCGCCGTTGGCCGCCGCCCGGCGGATCCGGCTGGTGGCGGCGGAGTCGGGTTGGCCGACGGTGCTGGCCGGCGAGCCGGAGTTGGCCCGGGTGGTGGGGAACCTGCTGGTGAACGCGGTGCGCTACACGCCGCCGGGCGGCACGGTCACGGTCGAGGGCGGGCAGGACGGCGGGGACGCGTGGTTGGCGGTGGCGGACACCTGCGGCGGCATTCCGGCCGCCGACCTGCCCCGCCTGTTCGACGTGGCCTTCCGGGGCGAGTCGGCCCGGACGCCCCCGCCCCCACCGGCCGCCGGCCCGGACCCGGCCGCCGGGGTGACGGTCGCGGTGGGGCCGGGCGGTGACGGGTCGGGCGGGTTGGGTCTGGCGATCGTGCGGGGGTTGGTTGAAGCGCACGGCGGGCGGGTACAGGTAGCGAACATCACCGATGGCTGTCGATTCGTGATCCGGTTGCCGATCCCGGGAACCTGA